One region of Termitidicoccus mucosus genomic DNA includes:
- a CDS encoding anaerobic sulfatase maturase: protein MPPPPTTIARQPFHGMTKPIGSVCNLDCTYCFYLEKARLYEGQGGRRMSREVLVAYVRDYIASQPGREVHFAWQGGEPTLAGLDFFREAVELQKRFGVGRVIHNAFQTNGTLLDDEWGGFLAKNNFLVGISVDGPRDIHDGYRVDKGQKPTFDRVMNGVDVLKRHKVEFNTLTTVHKKNSRRGVDVYRFLREIGSGYIQFIPIVERSAEATEAAASGLWLSPPPDHPDADEFDSQVTEWSVRPKDYGDFLCSIFDEWVQRDVGRFFVQQFDAALANWAGEPAGICVFSEKCGRAVAVEHNGDVYSCDHYVYPHYKLGNLLNTSMGAMIDSPGQQAFGDAKADSLPRYCRECAVRFACHGECPKHRFLTTPHGEPGLNYLCGAYKKFFTHIDSAMRTMSALLSAGQAPAAIMQIPRGQWLRAAKGR from the coding sequence ATGCCCCCGCCTCCGACCACCATCGCCCGCCAGCCCTTCCACGGGATGACCAAGCCCATCGGCTCGGTCTGCAACCTCGATTGCACGTATTGCTTCTACCTCGAAAAAGCGCGCCTCTACGAGGGACAGGGCGGACGGCGCATGAGCCGGGAGGTGCTGGTCGCCTACGTCCGCGACTACATCGCGTCGCAGCCGGGACGCGAAGTTCACTTCGCGTGGCAGGGCGGCGAGCCGACGCTGGCGGGGCTCGACTTTTTCCGCGAGGCGGTGGAACTGCAAAAACGCTTCGGCGTGGGCCGCGTCATCCACAACGCCTTCCAGACCAATGGCACCCTGCTCGATGACGAGTGGGGCGGGTTTCTGGCGAAAAACAATTTCCTCGTCGGCATCAGCGTGGACGGCCCGCGCGACATTCACGACGGCTACCGCGTGGACAAGGGGCAGAAGCCGACCTTCGACCGCGTGATGAATGGCGTGGACGTGCTCAAGCGCCACAAGGTCGAGTTCAACACGCTCACGACCGTGCACAAAAAAAACTCGCGCCGCGGCGTGGATGTTTACCGCTTCCTGCGCGAGATCGGCTCGGGCTACATCCAGTTCATCCCCATCGTCGAGCGTTCCGCCGAGGCGACCGAGGCGGCGGCGTCCGGCCTGTGGCTGTCCCCGCCGCCGGACCATCCCGACGCCGACGAATTCGACTCGCAGGTGACGGAGTGGAGCGTGCGCCCGAAGGATTACGGCGATTTTCTGTGCTCGATTTTCGACGAGTGGGTGCAGCGCGACGTGGGCCGCTTTTTCGTGCAGCAATTCGACGCCGCCCTCGCCAACTGGGCGGGGGAGCCGGCGGGCATCTGCGTGTTTTCCGAGAAATGCGGGCGCGCCGTCGCGGTCGAGCACAACGGCGACGTGTATTCGTGCGACCACTACGTTTATCCGCATTACAAGCTGGGCAACCTGCTGAACACCTCGATGGGCGCGATGATCGACTCGCCCGGCCAGCAGGCGTTTGGCGACGCCAAGGCCGATTCGCTCCCGCGGTATTGCCGCGAGTGCGCTGTGCGCTTTGCCTGTCACGGCGAATGCCCCAAGCATCGCTTCCTCACGACGCCGCACGGCGAGCCGGGGCTGAACTACCTTTGCGGCGCATACAAGAAATTCTTCACCCACATTGACTCGGCGATGCGCACGATGTCGGCGCTGCTTTCCGCCGGCCAGGCCCCGGCGGCCATCATGCAGATCCCCCGCGGCCAGTGGCTGCGCGCGGCCAAAGGGCGGTGA